One genomic region from Streptomyces sp. NBC_01304 encodes:
- a CDS encoding WhiB family transcriptional regulator, protein MDWRHNAICREEDPELFFPIGNTGPALLQIEEAKAVCRRCPVVEQCLQWALESGQDSGVWGGLSEDERRAMKRRAARNRARNASA, encoded by the coding sequence ATGGACTGGCGTCACAACGCCATTTGCCGCGAAGAAGACCCCGAGCTCTTCTTCCCCATCGGCAACACCGGTCCTGCGCTGCTGCAGATCGAGGAAGCCAAGGCCGTCTGCCGCCGCTGCCCCGTTGTGGAGCAGTGCCTGCAGTGGGCGCTCGAGTCCGGCCAGGACTCCGGCGTCTGGGGTGGCCTCAGCGAGGACGAGCGCCGCGCAATGAAGCGCCGCGCCGCTCGCAACCGGGCGCGCAACGCGAGCGCCTGA
- a CDS encoding carbohydrate ABC transporter permease has product MSTSTSTAPAGKTGDAAEQQVLRPDRKKTRLSYNILGLLISVVMAFPVYWLVISSVRPNHEIRSYDQTLWPSSFTFDNFARAVKQPNFGTAVESSLIVSVTAVVGGMVIATLAALAIGRFRFFGRKSLLMVLILVQMLPPTAMLIPIYAQLNTMGGLNEYWGLITVYLVSTLPFAVVMIRGFVVNIPVELEESAMVDGCTRMGAFRRVIFPLLAPGLAAASIFALVNAWNEYLFAYILMNDNEKYTLNVWLMTFTTERGTDYGALMAASTLIALPVVIFFMVIQKKMATGLTSGAVKG; this is encoded by the coding sequence ATGAGCACCTCCACCTCCACCGCCCCCGCCGGCAAGACCGGCGACGCCGCCGAGCAGCAGGTACTGCGCCCCGACCGCAAGAAGACCCGGCTCAGCTACAACATCCTGGGCCTGCTCATCTCCGTGGTGATGGCCTTCCCGGTGTACTGGCTCGTCATCAGCTCGGTGCGCCCGAACCACGAGATCCGGTCGTACGACCAGACGCTGTGGCCCTCGTCGTTCACCTTCGACAACTTCGCGCGTGCGGTGAAGCAGCCGAACTTCGGCACCGCGGTCGAGTCCAGCCTGATCGTCTCGGTCACCGCGGTGGTCGGCGGCATGGTCATCGCGACGCTCGCGGCGCTGGCCATCGGCCGGTTCCGCTTCTTCGGCCGCAAGTCGCTGCTCATGGTCCTGATCCTGGTCCAGATGCTGCCGCCGACGGCGATGCTGATCCCCATCTACGCCCAGCTCAACACCATGGGCGGACTCAACGAGTACTGGGGCCTGATCACCGTCTACCTGGTCTCCACGCTGCCCTTCGCGGTGGTCATGATCCGCGGGTTCGTGGTCAACATCCCGGTGGAGCTCGAGGAGTCCGCGATGGTGGACGGCTGCACCCGCATGGGGGCCTTCCGCCGGGTGATCTTCCCGCTGCTCGCCCCGGGACTCGCCGCGGCGTCCATCTTCGCCCTGGTGAACGCGTGGAACGAGTATCTCTTCGCGTACATCCTCATGAACGACAACGAGAAGTACACACTCAATGTGTGGCTGATGACGTTCACCACCGAGCGCGGAACGGACTACGGCGCCCTGATGGCCGCCTCCACCCTGATCGCACTGCCGGTGGTGATCTTCTTCATGGTCATCCAGAAGAAGATGGCCACGGGCCTCACCTCCGGCGCCGTGAAGGGATAA
- a CDS encoding RNA polymerase sigma factor SigF → MRDGDGPVRDEERSAWGLPAESTDGGGGVPRTAGIPEQQARPHPQEPDASAAEQARRDDRGERTALTGQVGGGRRAGHMTEHGHKHDPHDRSGAKLMFVELRKLPDGSAEYAELRNQLVRMHLPLVEHLARRFRNRGEPLDDLTQVATIGLIKSVDRFDPERGVEFSTYATPTVVGEIKRHFRDKGWAVRVPRRLQELRLALTTATAELSQQNGRSPTVHELAEKLGISEEEVLEGLESANAYSTLSLDVPDTDDDSPAVADTLGAEDEALEGVEYRESLKPLLEDLPPREKRILLLRFFGNMTQSQIAQEVGISQMHVSRLLARTLAQLREKLLVEE, encoded by the coding sequence GTGAGGGACGGGGACGGTCCGGTGCGGGACGAAGAGCGCAGCGCATGGGGTCTCCCCGCCGAGAGCACCGACGGCGGGGGCGGGGTACCGCGCACCGCGGGCATTCCCGAGCAGCAGGCCCGGCCGCACCCACAGGAGCCGGACGCGAGTGCGGCGGAGCAGGCGAGGCGCGATGACAGGGGCGAGCGCACAGCGCTCACCGGCCAGGTCGGCGGCGGGCGACGGGCGGGACACATGACAGAACATGGGCACAAACACGATCCGCACGACCGCAGCGGCGCGAAGTTGATGTTCGTCGAGCTGCGCAAGCTGCCCGACGGCAGCGCGGAGTACGCGGAGCTGCGCAACCAGCTGGTGCGGATGCACCTGCCGCTGGTCGAGCATCTGGCCCGCCGCTTCCGCAACCGCGGCGAGCCGCTGGACGACCTGACCCAGGTCGCGACCATCGGCCTGATCAAGTCGGTGGACCGCTTCGACCCGGAGCGCGGCGTCGAGTTCTCGACGTACGCGACCCCCACGGTCGTCGGCGAGATCAAGCGGCACTTCCGCGACAAGGGCTGGGCCGTCCGCGTCCCGCGCCGTCTGCAGGAGCTGCGACTCGCCCTCACCACGGCGACCGCCGAGCTCTCGCAGCAGAACGGGCGCTCACCCACGGTGCACGAACTCGCCGAGAAACTCGGGATCTCCGAGGAAGAGGTCCTGGAGGGCCTGGAGTCGGCCAACGCGTACTCCACGCTGTCCCTGGACGTCCCGGACACGGACGACGATTCCCCGGCCGTCGCGGACACCCTGGGCGCCGAGGACGAGGCGCTGGAGGGCGTCGAGTACCGCGAGTCCCTCAAGCCGCTCCTGGAGGACCTGCCGCCGCGCGAGAAGCGCATCCTGCTGCTCCGGTTCTTCGGGAACATGACGCAGTCGCAGATCGCCCAGGAAGTCGGCATCTCGCAGATGCACGTCTCGCGCCTGCTCGCGCGGACGCTGGCGCAGCTGCGGGAGAAGCTGCTGGTCGAGGAGTAG
- a CDS encoding TetR/AcrR family transcriptional regulator — protein sequence MVTKKPADQGRDVTRQEERPVGQPVKQRGRPRSFDREAALVKAIETFWERGYEATSVADLTRAMGIGPPSLYAAFGDKRSLFAEVVVEYGTRYASFGRRALDEEPTARAAIGRMLHEAATAYTESGHPHGCLVIHAATNCTTPEVEQSLRDRRNANLAEFERRIRADIAAGGLPADADAQGLARYSGAVLQGMSQQARDGATRQELERVANFAMQAWPAPVSA from the coding sequence ATGGTGACGAAGAAGCCCGCTGACCAGGGCCGGGACGTGACGCGGCAGGAGGAGCGGCCTGTGGGGCAACCGGTGAAGCAGCGCGGCCGCCCCCGCTCCTTCGACCGTGAGGCGGCGCTCGTGAAAGCGATCGAGACGTTCTGGGAGCGCGGATACGAGGCCACCTCGGTCGCCGACCTGACCCGCGCCATGGGCATCGGCCCGCCCAGCCTGTACGCGGCCTTCGGCGACAAGCGCTCCCTGTTCGCGGAGGTCGTCGTCGAGTACGGAACGCGGTACGCCTCCTTCGGCCGCCGCGCCCTCGACGAGGAGCCGACCGCCCGCGCCGCCATAGGGCGCATGCTGCACGAGGCGGCGACCGCGTACACCGAATCCGGCCACCCGCACGGCTGCCTGGTCATCCATGCCGCCACCAACTGCACGACGCCCGAGGTCGAGCAGTCCCTGCGGGACCGGCGCAACGCCAACCTCGCCGAGTTCGAGCGCCGCATCCGCGCGGACATCGCCGCCGGTGGGCTCCCGGCGGACGCCGACGCCCAGGGTCTCGCCCGCTACAGCGGGGCCGTTCTGCAAGGAATGTCCCAGCAGGCACGCGACGGCGCGACGCGGCAGGAGCTGGAACGGGTGGCGAACTTTGCCATGCAGGCATGGCCGGCCCCGGTGAGCGCCTAG
- a CDS encoding diacylglycerol/lipid kinase family protein: MRALLVVNPAATTTSARTRDVLIHALASEMKLEAVTTEYRGHARDLGRQAAESKDIELVVALGGDGTVNEVVNGLLHHGPRENLPGFAVVPGGSTNVFARALGLPNDPVEATGALLDALRSGSQRTVGLGLAAGTPGTDDEAVPERWFTFCAGFGFDAGVVGRVEQQRERGKRSTHALYVRQVVRQFLEEPNRRHGLVTLERPGEDPVDDLVMSIVCNTSPWSYLGNRPLYASPQASFDTGLDVLGLRKLTTPAVTRYATQLLTSTPERGPQGKHAVTLHDLTDFTLQSKAPLPFQMDGDHLGLRTSVTFTGVRRALRVIV, encoded by the coding sequence ATGCGCGCACTCCTCGTGGTCAACCCGGCAGCCACCACCACCAGTGCCCGCACCCGGGACGTACTGATCCACGCACTGGCCAGCGAGATGAAGCTCGAGGCTGTCACCACCGAGTACCGCGGCCACGCCCGCGACCTCGGCCGGCAGGCCGCCGAGAGCAAGGACATCGAGCTGGTCGTCGCCCTCGGCGGCGACGGCACGGTCAACGAGGTCGTGAACGGCCTCCTCCACCACGGCCCGCGCGAGAACCTGCCCGGCTTCGCGGTCGTCCCCGGCGGCTCCACCAACGTCTTCGCCCGCGCCCTCGGCCTGCCCAACGACCCGGTCGAGGCCACCGGAGCCCTGCTCGACGCGCTCCGGAGCGGCAGTCAACGAACGGTCGGGCTCGGCCTCGCGGCCGGCACACCCGGCACCGACGACGAAGCGGTCCCCGAGCGCTGGTTCACCTTCTGCGCGGGCTTCGGCTTCGACGCGGGAGTCGTGGGCCGGGTCGAACAGCAGCGGGAACGCGGCAAGCGCTCGACCCATGCGCTGTACGTGCGTCAGGTGGTCCGGCAGTTCCTCGAGGAACCCAACCGCCGGCACGGCCTGGTCACCCTGGAGCGCCCCGGCGAGGACCCGGTGGACGACCTGGTGATGTCGATAGTCTGCAACACCTCTCCCTGGAGCTACCTGGGCAATCGCCCCTTGTACGCCTCCCCGCAGGCCTCCTTCGACACCGGCCTCGACGTGCTCGGTCTGCGCAAACTGACCACCCCCGCGGTGACCCGTTACGCGACGCAGCTGCTCACTTCGACCCCCGAGCGCGGACCTCAGGGCAAGCACGCGGTCACGCTGCATGACCTGACGGACTTCACCTTGCAATCAAAGGCCCCACTGCCCTTCCAGATGGACGGTGACCACCTGGGGCTGCGTACGAGCGTGACGTTCACAGGCGTACGCCGCGCACTGCGTGTGATTGTGTGA
- the nagB gene encoding glucosamine-6-phosphate deaminase — MEVVIVPDAKAGGELIAEAMAALLRRKPDALLGVATGSTPLPIYEALTAKVAAGDVDASRARICQLDEYVGLPAGHPEAYRATVLRQVVEPLGLSEASFMGPDGGAEDVQAACLAYDKALAEAGGVDLQILGIGTDGHIGFNEPCSSLASRTRIKTLVEQTRIDNARFFDNDIDQVPHHVITQGIGTILEARHLVLLATGEGKADAVAQTVEGPISALVPASALQLHQHATVVVDEAAASKLKLADYFRHAFDNKPAWQGI, encoded by the coding sequence GTGGAAGTTGTCATCGTCCCGGACGCCAAGGCAGGCGGAGAGCTCATCGCGGAGGCCATGGCCGCCCTGCTGCGCCGCAAGCCCGACGCGCTGCTCGGCGTTGCCACCGGCTCTACCCCGCTGCCCATCTATGAGGCGCTGACCGCCAAGGTCGCCGCCGGTGACGTGGATGCCTCGCGTGCGCGGATCTGCCAGCTCGACGAGTACGTCGGCCTGCCCGCCGGGCACCCCGAGGCCTACCGGGCCACGGTGCTGCGGCAGGTCGTCGAGCCGCTCGGGCTGAGCGAGGCATCGTTCATGGGGCCGGACGGTGGCGCCGAGGACGTGCAGGCCGCGTGCCTGGCGTACGACAAGGCGCTGGCCGAGGCCGGTGGGGTGGATCTGCAGATCCTGGGGATCGGCACGGACGGGCACATCGGGTTCAACGAGCCCTGCTCGTCGCTGGCTTCGCGGACGCGGATCAAGACGCTCGTCGAGCAGACGCGGATCGACAATGCGCGGTTCTTCGACAACGACATCGACCAGGTTCCGCATCACGTGATCACGCAGGGCATCGGGACGATCCTCGAGGCCCGGCATCTGGTGCTGCTTGCCACGGGTGAGGGCAAGGCGGATGCGGTTGCGCAGACTGTGGAGGGGCCGATCTCCGCGCTCGTTCCGGCGTCGGCGCTGCAGTTGCATCAGCATGCGACGGTTGTGGTTGATGAGGCTGCTGCGTCCAAGCTGAAGCTTGCGGACTACTTCCGGCACGCCTTCGACAACAAGCCTGCTTGGCAGGGTATTTGA
- a CDS encoding SDR family oxidoreductase, with amino-acid sequence MGTLAGKTALVTGGSRGIGRGIAERLGRDGARVAVHYGSNEVAAKETVAAIEAAGGSAFAIGAELGVPGDAAALWAEFDKHADGVDVLVNNAGIGLYGTITDVQEADYDRVFAVNAKAPFFIVQEGLGRLRDGGRIINISSGVTRIAFPITVAYSMTKGAINTLTHTLAKDLGPRGITVNAVAPGIIDTEALDGLPAEQKTGMAAYSTFNRIGRPSDVADIVSFVASEDGRWVTGQVIDATGGSALGV; translated from the coding sequence ATGGGCACGCTTGCAGGCAAGACGGCACTGGTCACGGGTGGCAGCCGGGGCATCGGGCGAGGCATCGCGGAGCGCCTCGGGCGCGACGGCGCGCGGGTCGCCGTGCATTACGGGAGCAATGAGGTGGCCGCGAAGGAGACCGTGGCCGCGATCGAGGCGGCGGGCGGTTCCGCGTTCGCGATCGGGGCGGAGCTCGGGGTGCCGGGGGACGCGGCTGCGCTGTGGGCGGAGTTCGACAAGCATGCGGACGGGGTCGACGTCCTGGTGAACAACGCGGGCATCGGGCTGTACGGAACGATCACGGACGTCCAAGAGGCTGACTACGACCGGGTGTTCGCGGTGAACGCGAAGGCGCCGTTCTTCATCGTCCAGGAGGGGCTCGGCCGGCTCCGGGACGGCGGACGGATCATCAACATCTCGTCGGGCGTGACCCGGATCGCCTTCCCCATCACGGTGGCGTACTCGATGACGAAGGGCGCGATCAACACGCTTACGCACACGCTCGCCAAGGACCTGGGTCCGCGAGGAATCACGGTGAACGCGGTGGCGCCGGGGATCATCGACACCGAGGCACTGGACGGGCTCCCCGCCGAGCAGAAGACGGGCATGGCCGCGTACTCTACCTTCAACCGCATAGGCCGGCCCTCGGATGTGGCGGACATCGTGTCCTTCGTGGCGTCGGAGGACGGGCGATGGGTGACGGGGCAGGTCATCGATGCGACTGGGGGGTCGGCGTTGGGGGTTTGA
- a CDS encoding carbohydrate ABC transporter permease encodes MTAADTKAAGPPVPVPRTTKENSPTPSGKSTKSKSGKSPSRRRMKGALLPYLLILPAIVAVAAVYAYPLCKTVIMSFQDMGRRELWTGDDPPWVGFEQFTNIFKDPEFWDVTGRTVLFMGVCVTLTMALGLLIALLMMRLTTWVRLVLTVALIAAWSMPLMVATSIFRWMADSDYGLVNTLIAKVVGEDWLGHNWFLDPWQGFGVITALVVWGAIPFVVITLYAALTQVPKELEEAASLDGAAAFGVFRFVTWPVIKPVFTMVATLSVIWDFNVFGQIWLLRGNEPEPEYQTLGLYSYSKAFESTSFSQGTALALITVLLLAGVAVYYLRQLMKTGEVE; translated from the coding sequence GTGACTGCCGCCGATACCAAGGCCGCCGGTCCGCCGGTTCCGGTACCCCGCACCACCAAGGAGAACAGCCCGACGCCGTCGGGAAAGAGCACCAAGAGCAAGAGTGGCAAGAGCCCCTCGCGGCGCCGCATGAAGGGCGCGCTTCTCCCGTACCTCCTGATCCTGCCGGCGATCGTGGCCGTGGCCGCGGTGTACGCCTACCCGCTCTGCAAGACCGTGATCATGTCGTTCCAGGACATGGGCCGGCGCGAGCTGTGGACGGGCGACGACCCGCCGTGGGTGGGCTTCGAGCAGTTCACCAACATCTTCAAGGACCCCGAGTTCTGGGATGTCACCGGCCGCACCGTCCTGTTCATGGGCGTGTGCGTGACCCTGACCATGGCCCTCGGCCTGCTGATCGCGCTGCTGATGATGCGGCTGACCACCTGGGTCCGGCTCGTCCTGACCGTCGCGCTGATCGCCGCCTGGTCGATGCCGCTGATGGTCGCCACCTCCATCTTCCGCTGGATGGCCGACTCCGACTACGGCCTGGTCAACACCCTCATCGCCAAGGTCGTGGGCGAGGACTGGCTCGGCCACAACTGGTTCCTCGACCCCTGGCAGGGCTTCGGCGTCATCACGGCCCTCGTCGTGTGGGGCGCCATCCCGTTCGTGGTGATCACGCTGTACGCGGCCCTCACCCAGGTCCCGAAGGAACTGGAGGAGGCCGCCTCGCTGGACGGCGCGGCAGCCTTCGGTGTCTTCCGGTTCGTCACCTGGCCGGTCATCAAGCCGGTCTTCACCATGGTCGCCACGCTCTCGGTGATCTGGGACTTCAACGTCTTCGGCCAGATCTGGCTGCTGCGCGGCAACGAGCCGGAGCCCGAGTACCAGACCCTCGGTCTGTACTCCTACTCCAAGGCGTTCGAGTCCACCTCGTTCAGCCAGGGCACCGCGCTCGCCCTGATCACCGTGCTGCTCCTGGCCGGCGTGGCCGTGTACTACCTGCGCCAGCTCATGAAGACAGGAGAGGTCGAATGA
- a CDS encoding sensor histidine kinase codes for MNDLVRQHTALGDTDLEWLHLLVSEWQLLSDLSFADLVLWVPTRDGTRYVSVAQMRPNTGPTSYQDDMVGHLVPRGRRPMLDAALDEGRIVREGDPEWREEVPVRVESIPVRREGRVLGVIARNTNLLTVRTPSRLELTYLQSASDLAQMIAAGSFPFPGQQVDMDASPRVGDGLIRLDADGTVQYASPNALSAYHRLGLAADLVGHHLGKATAELAPSRGPVDEALVKLASGWAPRETEVEGNDCVIQLRAIPLKPKGTRIGSLVLARDVTELRRRERELITKDATIREIHHRVKNNLQTVAALLRLQARRIDSDKGREALEEAVRRVGSIAIVHETLSQNLDERVEFDEIADRVLAMVAEISPGKVTGRRTGRFGILDAEVATPLSMVLTEVLQNALEHGFREGDQGNVEVSAVRGGTGKDGRLLITVQDDGVGLPEGFDPQRAGNLGLQIVRTLVEGELGGTFDMVPAPERGTQVVLDIPVRNDK; via the coding sequence ATGAACGACCTCGTACGCCAGCACACCGCCCTCGGGGACACCGACCTCGAGTGGCTCCATCTGCTGGTCTCGGAGTGGCAGCTGCTCTCCGACCTCTCCTTCGCCGACCTCGTCCTGTGGGTCCCCACGCGCGACGGCACCCGCTATGTCTCCGTCGCCCAGATGCGCCCCAACACCGGCCCCACGTCCTACCAGGACGACATGGTCGGCCACCTGGTCCCGCGCGGCCGCCGCCCCATGCTGGACGCCGCCCTGGACGAGGGCCGCATCGTGCGCGAGGGCGACCCGGAGTGGCGCGAGGAGGTCCCGGTCCGCGTCGAGTCGATTCCGGTACGCCGCGAGGGCCGCGTCCTCGGCGTCATCGCGCGCAACACCAACCTGCTCACGGTGCGTACGCCGAGCCGCCTGGAACTGACCTACCTGCAGAGCGCCTCCGACCTGGCCCAGATGATCGCCGCAGGATCGTTCCCCTTCCCGGGTCAGCAGGTCGACATGGACGCCTCACCCCGCGTCGGCGACGGCCTGATCCGCCTGGACGCGGACGGCACGGTGCAGTACGCCTCGCCGAACGCGCTGTCCGCGTACCACCGCCTGGGCCTCGCCGCCGACCTCGTCGGCCACCACCTCGGCAAGGCGACCGCCGAACTCGCCCCGTCCCGCGGCCCGGTGGACGAGGCCCTGGTCAAGCTCGCCAGCGGCTGGGCCCCGCGCGAGACGGAGGTCGAGGGCAATGACTGCGTCATCCAGCTCCGCGCCATCCCGCTCAAGCCCAAGGGCACCCGCATCGGCTCCCTCGTACTCGCGCGCGATGTGACCGAACTGCGCCGCCGCGAGCGCGAGTTGATCACCAAGGACGCCACCATCCGGGAGATCCACCACCGGGTGAAGAACAATCTGCAGACGGTCGCCGCCCTGCTCCGCCTCCAGGCCCGCCGCATCGACTCCGACAAGGGCCGCGAAGCGCTCGAAGAGGCCGTACGCCGCGTCGGATCGATCGCGATCGTCCATGAGACGCTGTCCCAGAATCTGGACGAGCGGGTCGAGTTCGACGAGATCGCGGACCGTGTGCTCGCGATGGTCGCCGAGATCTCACCGGGCAAGGTCACCGGCCGCCGCACCGGCCGCTTCGGCATCCTGGACGCCGAAGTCGCCACACCGCTCTCCATGGTGCTCACCGAAGTGCTGCAAAATGCCCTGGAGCACGGCTTCCGTGAGGGTGATCAGGGCAACGTCGAGGTCTCCGCGGTCCGCGGCGGCACCGGCAAGGACGGTCGCCTCCTCATCACGGTCCAGGACGACGGCGTGGGCCTGCCCGAGGGCTTCGACCCGCAGCGGGCCGGCAATCTGGGCCTGCAGATCGTCCGCACCCTGGTGGAGGGCGAGTTGGGCGGCACCTTCGACATGGTCCCGGCGCCCGAGCGCGGTACCCAGGTCGTGCTCGACATTCCGGTCCGCAACGACAAATAG
- a CDS encoding SIS domain-containing protein, translating into MSASTPAPQSERPGRIMSGEMAEQPAVLRRILDKGAPRIRAVAGEISARKPRFVLLTARGTSDNAALYAKYLLEIQLGLPCGLASMSTTTAYGAKPDLRDVLVITVSQSGGSPDLVASTQAAREAGAITLAVTNNPDSPLAAVSEFHIDILAGPEKALPATKTYTASLLALYLFVEGLRGGDGAAARVLPELAAGLLARQAEIKQLASRYRFAERMVITSRGYGYPTAKEAALKLMETSYIPALSYSGADLLHGPLAMVDNISPVIAVVTDGKGGAALQPVLDRLRGRGADLVVVGPKAQVEQASAGFVLPSEGVREELQPILEIIPLQLLAYEVTIARGQDPDAPRALAKVTETH; encoded by the coding sequence ATGTCCGCCTCGACACCGGCCCCGCAGAGCGAGCGCCCGGGCCGGATCATGTCCGGCGAGATGGCCGAGCAGCCCGCCGTGCTGCGCCGCATCCTCGACAAGGGTGCGCCCAGGATCCGTGCCGTCGCCGGTGAGATCTCCGCCCGCAAGCCGCGCTTCGTCCTGCTCACGGCGCGTGGCACGTCGGACAACGCGGCGCTGTACGCGAAGTATCTGCTCGAGATCCAACTGGGCCTGCCCTGCGGCCTCGCGTCCATGTCCACCACGACCGCGTACGGCGCCAAGCCGGACCTGCGGGACGTCCTCGTCATCACGGTCAGCCAGTCCGGCGGCTCGCCCGACCTGGTCGCCTCGACACAGGCCGCGCGCGAGGCCGGGGCGATCACGCTGGCGGTGACCAACAACCCGGATTCGCCGTTGGCCGCGGTCTCCGAGTTCCACATCGACATTCTGGCCGGACCGGAGAAGGCCCTTCCCGCCACCAAGACGTACACCGCTTCCCTGCTGGCGCTGTATCTCTTCGTCGAGGGGTTGCGGGGCGGCGACGGGGCCGCCGCGCGGGTGCTGCCCGAGCTCGCCGCGGGGCTGCTGGCCCGGCAGGCGGAGATCAAGCAGCTGGCCTCGCGTTATCGGTTCGCCGAGCGCATGGTCATCACCTCACGCGGCTATGGCTATCCGACCGCGAAGGAGGCGGCGCTGAAGCTGATGGAGACGAGCTACATCCCCGCGCTGTCCTATTCGGGCGCCGATCTGCTGCACGGGCCGCTGGCCATGGTGGACAACATCTCGCCGGTGATCGCGGTGGTGACGGACGGCAAGGGCGGGGCCGCGCTGCAGCCGGTGCTTGACCGGCTGCGGGGGCGGGGTGCCGATCTGGTGGTGGTAGGGCCGAAGGCGCAGGTGGAGCAGGCCTCGGCCGGGTTCGTGCTGCCGAGCGAAGGCGTGCGGGAGGAGTTGCAGCCGATCCTGGAGATCATCCCGCTGCAGCTGCTCGCGTACGAGGTGACCATCGCGCGCGGTCAGGATCCGGACGCCCCGCGCGCTCTGGCCAAGGTGACGGAGACCCACTGA
- a CDS encoding glycoside hydrolase family 3 protein, giving the protein MTTLTRGTDTLTRDALTVLQPGFVGTSAPDWLLRRIGEGLTSVGLFGRNITSSEQLAALTAQLRAERDDVLVAIDEEGGDVTRLEVRAGSSFPGNHALGAVDDADLTRAVARELGRRLAACGVNLNWAPSADVNSHPDNPVIGVRSFGADPTLVARHTAAYVEGLQSSGVAASTKHFPGHGDTAVDSHHAVPRIDVGLDVLRERELVPFRAAIAAGTKAVMSAHILLPALDADRPATLSPRILTGLLREELGFDGLIITDGMEMQAISATYGIERGTVLALAAGADAICVGGGLADEDTVLRLRDALVAAVRAGELPEERLADAAARVRDLASWTASAVREPGTPDPSIGLVAARRALTVTRSAEFSAPLTEAPYVAAFTPLANIAVGDETPWGVGAELARVLPGTETGSFTGDGAGGEALAAAGSRRIVAVVRDEHRHAWMAGALDALLAARPDTIVVEMGIPQAPARGPLHIATHGAARVCGLAAAEVIAGA; this is encoded by the coding sequence ATGACGACACTCACCCGCGGCACGGACACGCTGACCCGTGACGCCCTCACCGTCCTGCAGCCGGGCTTCGTCGGCACCAGCGCCCCGGACTGGCTGCTCCGCCGCATCGGCGAAGGCCTCACCTCCGTCGGCCTGTTCGGCCGCAACATCACATCCTCCGAGCAACTGGCCGCCCTGACCGCCCAGTTGCGGGCCGAGCGCGACGACGTGCTCGTCGCCATCGACGAGGAGGGCGGCGACGTCACCCGCCTCGAGGTGCGGGCCGGCTCCTCCTTCCCCGGCAACCACGCGCTCGGCGCGGTCGATGACGCGGACCTGACCCGGGCGGTCGCCCGCGAACTCGGCCGCCGCCTCGCTGCCTGCGGGGTCAACCTCAACTGGGCGCCGTCCGCGGACGTCAACTCCCACCCGGACAACCCCGTCATCGGCGTACGTTCCTTCGGCGCGGACCCGACCCTCGTGGCGCGGCACACCGCGGCCTACGTGGAGGGCCTGCAGTCCTCCGGAGTCGCGGCCAGCACCAAGCACTTCCCCGGCCACGGGGACACCGCCGTCGACTCGCACCACGCCGTGCCCCGCATCGACGTGGGCCTCGACGTGCTGCGCGAGCGGGAGTTGGTGCCGTTCCGCGCCGCGATCGCGGCCGGCACCAAGGCCGTGATGAGCGCGCACATCCTGCTGCCCGCGCTCGACGCGGACCGTCCCGCGACGCTGTCGCCGCGCATCCTCACCGGACTGCTCCGCGAGGAGCTCGGCTTCGACGGCCTGATCATCACCGACGGCATGGAGATGCAGGCCATCTCGGCGACGTACGGCATCGAACGCGGCACCGTCCTCGCCCTCGCCGCGGGCGCCGACGCGATCTGCGTCGGCGGGGGACTGGCCGACGAGGACACGGTCCTGCGCCTGCGCGACGCCCTGGTCGCGGCGGTCCGCGCCGGCGAACTCCCCGAGGAGCGCCTCGCCGACGCCGCCGCCCGGGTGCGCGACCTGGCCTCCTGGACCGCTTCGGCGGTACGTGAACCCGGCACGCCCGACCCTTCGATCGGCCTGGTCGCCGCGCGCCGGGCGCTGACGGTCACCCGCTCCGCCGAGTTCTCAGCCCCGCTCACCGAGGCCCCGTATGTCGCGGCCTTCACCCCGCTCGCCAACATCGCGGTCGGCGACGAGACCCCCTGGGGCGTGGGCGCCGAGCTGGCCCGGGTGCTGCCCGGCACGGAGACGGGGAGCTTCACCGGGGACGGCGCCGGGGGAGAGGCCCTCGCGGCGGCCGGCTCCCGCCGCATCGTCGCGGTGGTCCGCGACGAGCATCGGCACGCGTGGATGGCCGGGGCCCTCGACGCCTTGCTGGCGGCCCGCCCCGACACGATCGTGGTGGAAATGGGCATTCCCCAGGCCCCGGCCCGGGGCCCTCTCCACATCGCCACACACGGCGCGGCCCGCGTGTGCGGTTTGGCTGCGGCGGAGGTCATCGCGGGGGCTTAG